In Carya illinoinensis cultivar Pawnee chromosome 7, C.illinoinensisPawnee_v1, whole genome shotgun sequence, the following are encoded in one genomic region:
- the LOC122315755 gene encoding purine permease 3-like produces MQILQATMMTTGVDSILPNDDGDRYDSESHTLTSTDPYTRKMEVAKEGQFYGSMEPKAQGNPSMKKLLLILNCILLSIGNCGSPLIIRLYFIHGGKRVWLESWLLTGGFPIILLPLAFVYFQRRATQGPGTELFFMKPPLFLAAVFIGIFTGLDDYLYAYGVSRLPVSTSSLIIASQLAFTAGFAFLLVKQKFTSYSINAVFLLTFGAAVLALHTSNDRPEGESNKEYLAGFFMTLGASALYGFLLPLVELTYKKTRQEMTYSLVMEIQMVLSFFATLFCTVGMLINKDFQAIPREAKAFGLGETKYYVVMFWNAIISQAFFLGAIGVIFCSSSLLSGVIIAVLLPVTEILAVIFYKEKFQAEKGVALALSLWGFASFFYGEMKHSKKKKQTPEEEMSQLPGP; encoded by the exons ATGCAGATTCTGCAGGCCACGATGATGACCACCGGCGTAGATTCGATCCTACCAAACGACGACGGCGACAGATATG ACTCTGAGTCGCACACACTGACCAGTACTGACCCATACACGAGAAAGATGGAGGTTGCGAAGGAGGGGCAATTTTACGGTTCCATGGAACCCAAAGCTCAAGGTAACCCCTCCATGAAGAAACTCCTTCTCATACTCAACTGCATCCTATTATCCATAGGCAACTGTGGCAGCCCACTGATAATACGTCTTTATTTCATCCATGGCGGCAAGCGAGTGTGGCTCGAGAGCTGGCTTTTAACTGGTGGCTTTCCGATCATCCTCCTTCCCCTCGCGTTCGTATACTTCCAACGCCGTGCCACCCAAGGGCCGGGAACTGAGCTCTTCTTCATGAAGCCACCTCTGTTCCTTGCCGCCGTCTTTATAGGAATCTTCACCGGCTTGGACGACTACCTCTATGCCTACGGAGTGTCACGCCTTCCTGTTTCGACCTCCTCTCTGATCATCGCCAGTCAGCTCGCTTTCACGGCGGGCTTCGCTTTCCTTCTGGTGAAGCAGAAGTTCACCTCGTACTCGATCAACGCGGTGTTTTTGCTGACCTTTGGAGCAGCGGTCTTGGCTTTGCACACGAGTAATGACCGTCCGGAGGGCGAATCGAATAAGGAGTATCTTGCAGGGTTTTTCATGACTCTGGGAGCGTCGGCGCTGTATGGGTTTCTGCTGCCGTTGGTGGAGCTGACGTATAAGAAAACGAGGCAGGAGATGACGTATTCGCTGGTGATGGAGATTCAGATGGTGCTGTCTTTCTTTGCCACTCTTTTTTGCACAGTAGGGATGCTGATCAACAAAGACTTCCAG GCAATACCGAGAGAAGCAAAGGCATTCGGACTCGGGGAAACGAAGTACTATGTGGTGATGTTTTGGAATGCAATTATTTCGCAGGCATTCTTCTTGGGAGCAATAGGAGTAATCTTTTGTTCCTCGTCTTTACTCTCCGGTGTTATAATTGCCGTTCTACTCCCTGTGACAGAGATCCTAGCAGTCATTTTCTACAAAGAGAAATTTCAAGCTGAAAAAGGAGTTGCTTTGGCACTCTCGCTTTGGGGATTTGCTTCATTCTTTTATGGAGAGATGAAACACagcaagaaaaagaagcaaACTCCAGAAGAAGAGATGTCTCAACTTCCTGGTCCATGA
- the LOC122314814 gene encoding purine permease 3-like, with the protein MEGAQGQLYDSMEPKAQGNPVMKKLLLILNCILLSIGNCGGPLIMRLYFIHGGKRVWLSSWLETGGFPVILLPLAFVYFQRRATQGPGTELFFMKPPLFLAAAFIGIVTGLDDYLYAYGVARLPVSTSSLIIASQLAFTAGFAFLLVKQKFTSYSINAVFLLTVGAAVLALHTSNDRPEGESNKEYLAGFFMTLGASALYGFLLPLVELTYKKSKQEMTYSLVMEIQMVMSFFATLFCTVGMLINKDFQAIPREAKTFGLGETKYYVVMVWSAIIWQTFFLGAIGVIFCASSLLSAVIIAVLLPVTEILAVIFYKEKFQAEKGVALALSLWGFVSFFYGEMKHNKKKKQTPEEEMSQIPGP; encoded by the exons ATGGAGGGAGCGCAGGGGCAACTTTACGATTCCATGGAACCCAAGGCTCAAGGTAACCCCGTCATGAAGAAACTCCTTCTCATACTCAACTGCATCCTATTATCCATAGGCAACTGCGGCGGCCCACTAATAATGCGTCTTTATTTCATCCATGGGGGAAAGCGAGTGTGGCTCTCGAGCTGGCTCGAAACCGGTGGCTTTCCGGTCATCCTCCTTCCCCTTGCGTTCGTATACTTCCAACGCCGTGCCACCCAAGGGCCGGGAACCGAGCTCTTCTTCATGAAGCCACCTCTGTTCCTTGCCGCCGCCTTCATAGGAATCGTCACCGGCTTGGACGACTACCTTTATGCCTACGGAGTGGCACGCCTTCCCGTTTCGACCTCCTCTCTGATCATCGCCAGTCAGCTCGCTTTCACGGCGGGCTTCGCTTTCCTTCTGGTGAAGCAGAAGTTCACCTCGTACTCGATCAACGCGGTGTTTTTGCTGACCGTTGGAGCGGCGGTCTTGGCTTTGCACACGAGTAATGACCGTCCGGAGGGCGAATCGAATAAGGAGTATCTTGCAGGGTTTTTCATGACTCTGGGAGCGTCGGCGCTGTATGGGTTTCTGCTGCCGTTGGTGGAGCTGACGTATAAGAAATCGAAGCAGGAGATGACGTATTCGCTGGTGATGGAGATTCAGATGGTGATGTCTTTCTTTGCCACTCTTTTTTGCACAGTAGGGATGCTGATCAACAAAGACTTCCAG GCAATACCGAGAGAAGCAAAGACATTCGGACTCGGGGAAACGAAGTACTATGTTGTGATGGTTTGGAGTGCAATTATTTGGCAGACATTCTTCTTGGGAGCAATAGGAGTAATCTTTTGTGCCTCGTCTTTACTCTCCGCTGTTATAATTGCCGTTCTACTCCCTGTGACAGAGATCCTAGCAGTCATTTTCTACAAAGAGAAATTTCAAGCTGAAAAAGGAGTTGCTTTGGCACTTTCTCTTTGGGGATTTGTTTCATTCTTTTATGGAGAGATGAAACAcaacaagaaaaagaagcaaACTCCAGAAGAAGAGATGTCTCAAATTCCTGGTCCATGA